A stretch of Vicinamibacteria bacterium DNA encodes these proteins:
- a CDS encoding beta-ketoacyl-[acyl-carrier-protein] synthase family protein, with amino-acid sequence MTDETDSDVWITGIGMVTPVGVGREESWTGFSEGRSGVGPIRSYDAGSEAIRIAAEVPEHFEEAYRKKVRMPFARRFARFTRLALFAGEEAIEDSGLDLSAEDPLRIGVVMGVGGGAVHYMGPLEEALSGGPLSLEDVIDHNFVVKTMLNAPAGMLSMRHGLQGPSTIIGAACASGAYAISTAASWLQSHRVDVVLAGGTDSTVSKLTLLAYHRVGALSSANELGSRASRPFDRDRSGFIMGEGSAVLVLETARHARDRGARRYARLSGSGLVSEAYRMATPRSDGSAMARAMEEALKSARADETEVAFINANALSTPVGDSAEALAIHRLFGERARRIPVTAPKSMMGHPIGASAAIQVALTAMTIRHGLIPPTANLDHLDSGIDLDVVRGEAREQVVALALCNAFGFGGHNASLALRR; translated from the coding sequence GTGACGGACGAGACGGACTCCGACGTCTGGATCACGGGAATCGGAATGGTCACTCCCGTGGGCGTGGGGCGGGAGGAGAGCTGGACGGGTTTTTCCGAGGGCCGCTCCGGAGTCGGTCCCATTCGCTCCTACGACGCCGGTTCCGAGGCGATCCGCATCGCCGCCGAGGTTCCCGAGCACTTCGAAGAGGCTTACCGGAAGAAAGTACGCATGCCTTTCGCCCGGCGATTCGCGCGCTTCACCCGTCTTGCCCTTTTCGCGGGAGAAGAGGCGATCGAGGATTCCGGCCTGGATTTGAGCGCGGAAGATCCGCTCCGCATCGGGGTCGTCATGGGCGTGGGTGGTGGAGCGGTGCACTACATGGGGCCTCTGGAGGAGGCTCTCTCGGGCGGGCCTCTCTCTCTCGAAGACGTCATCGATCACAACTTCGTAGTGAAGACCATGCTCAACGCACCCGCGGGGATGCTGAGCATGAGACACGGGCTCCAGGGACCTTCGACCATCATCGGTGCCGCCTGTGCCTCCGGTGCCTACGCCATCTCGACCGCGGCGTCCTGGCTCCAGAGCCATCGAGTCGACGTGGTGCTCGCGGGCGGTACCGATTCCACCGTGAGCAAACTCACCCTGCTCGCGTACCATCGCGTAGGTGCGCTTTCCTCCGCCAATGAGCTCGGATCCAGGGCCAGCCGTCCATTCGACCGGGACCGAAGCGGTTTCATCATGGGTGAGGGAAGCGCGGTGCTGGTGCTGGAGACCGCGCGCCATGCACGCGATCGCGGCGCTCGGCGATACGCCCGGCTCTCGGGAAGCGGGCTGGTCAGCGAGGCCTATCGCATGGCGACTCCCAGGAGCGACGGCAGCGCCATGGCTCGCGCCATGGAAGAAGCGCTCAAGAGCGCACGGGCCGACGAGACCGAAGTGGCGTTCATCAATGCAAACGCTCTGTCTACGCCGGTCGGGGACTCCGCCGAAGCGCTTGCGATCCACCGCCTATTCGGGGAGCGAGCGCGTCGCATCCCGGTCACAGCGCCCAAATCGATGATGGGGCATCCGATCGGTGCGTCGGCGGCCATTCAGGTGGCTCTGACCGCGATGACCATCCGCCACGGCCTCATTCCTCCAACCGCCAACCTG